One segment of Purpureocillium takamizusanense chromosome 7, complete sequence DNA contains the following:
- a CDS encoding Agmatinase (COG:G~EggNog:ENOG503NUEG~SECRETED:SignalP(1-19~SECRETED:cutsite=AHA-GH~SECRETED:prob=0.5301)) produces the protein MISDILLALACVGSAAAHAGHEQKTLAGPHQSLWYNTLPGDGGTQADSVFSGISTFGRLPYQPCLRAPDVKYDIAFLGAPFDTGTSYRPGARFGPSGIRQGSRRLNLYGGYNVPLKTNPFNSWATVLDCGDIPVTSYDNTFALHQIEEGHFNILTRPPTTDADKRGPAIKGKTLPRVITLGGDHTITLPLLRSINRAYGPVSVIHFDSHLDTFFGGSPSEVASINHGTYFYHAAMEGLLANNTNIHAGIRTTLSGPSDYDNDGYCGFEIVEARDIDVIGTGGIIKQIVERVGTTRPVYLSIDIDTLDPAFAPATGTPETGGWSTRELRTILRGLEDLNLIAADIVEVAPAYDTNAEHTTMAAADVLYEVMSIMVKKGPLSKMIADQESPEEL, from the exons ATGATTTCAGATATCCTACTCGCTTTGGCGTGCGTGGGCTCTGCGGCAGCCCACGCCGGGCACGAGCAAAAGACGCTCGCGGGGCCACACCAGAGCCTGTGGTACAACACGCTGCCtggagacggcggcacgCAG GCCGATTCTGTGTTTTCCGGCATCTCGACATTTGGACGCCTGCCGTACCAGCCTTGCCTCCGCGCTCCGGACGTCAAGTACGACATTGCGTTCCTTG GTGCCCCGTTTGACACGGGAACGTCGTACCGCCCGGGTGCCAGGTTCGGTCCGTCTGGCATCCGCCAGGGATCTCGCAGACTGAATCTTTA CGGAGGATACAACGTCCCGCTAAAGACCAACCCGTTCAACAGCTGGGCCACCGTGCTAGACTGCGGAGACATCCCCGTCACTTC ATACGACAATACGTTTGCCCTCCATCAGATTGAGGAGGGACACTTCAACATCCTCACTCGCCCCCCCACGACGGATGCGGACAAGAGAGGCCCTGCCATCAAGGGCAAGACTCTTCCTCGGGTCATCACCCTGGGGGGCGACCACACCATTACCCTGCCCCTGCTCCGGTCCATCAACCGCGCCTACGGGCCCGTCTCTGTGATTCATTTTGATAGTCATCTCGATACGT TCTTCGGCGGCTCCCCCTCCGAAGTCGCTAGCATCAACCACGGCACCTACTTCTaccacgccgccatggagggcctcctcgccaacaacaccaacatcCACGCGGGCATCCGCACGACGCTCAGCGGGCCCAGCGACtacgacaacgacggctACTGCGGCTTCGAGAttgtcgaggcgcgcgacatcgacgtcatcggcaccggcggcatcatcaagCAGATCGTCGAGCGCGTGGGCACGACGCGGCCCGTCTACCTCTCCATCGACATCGACACCCTCGATCCGGCCTTTGCGCCCGCAACGGGTACccccgagacgggcggctggTCGACCCGCGAGCTGAGGACCATTCTGCGCGGGCTCGAGGACCTGAACCTCATCGCGGCGGACATTGTCGAGGTCGCG CCCGCGTACGATACCAATGCTGAGCacaccaccatggccgccgccgatgtgCTATACGAGGTCATGAGCATCATGGTGAAGAAGGGACCCCTGAGCAAGATGATTGCGGATCAGGAAAGCCCGGAGGAGCTCTGA
- a CDS encoding uncharacterized protein (EggNog:ENOG503PAQQ~COG:S) has product MPGKRSRQGCEECRRRRRKCDEEKPNCGPCNAFGRPCNYTLRLIWGVSEHRRRAAVGRWRLPMTALTEGTVSVSDCGNENPPDAAASSSSSSSSHQQTLSLPQQLPNGVPLPPRYRELLSYFTENILASLSCHPAIHEDLCRGLIPVALDSPHLLSACLTLAAAGFLSRGLSEIGGVEISRVLGHLQHSGLALLRSALDSGGGQGQQRRSFSGETLLATCLIWCLADVFACGQGGGSLPSWRIHLQGIKALIDGNRSYWDFGTGSEGVSRASMRHLYLLYLSLRTLPYVPSPPPPPTLGHPGSSRQGRRETALDPSHAADGMSPVRTSIDGFLGYSEELLHVLQQVNAISSRVDDGAGVGNNDGSADNVEGSIISQSDMLLGKLAGMIRRDASTPPSVASIRTAALSDRHGREFLLCHRTFQQATLVHLYRRLYRLPSGSRRVRAAVAEMEATAGEMTQGRPCHAWVAMAMPLFTMGCEAFTPEQRRRVLDKVDRFEACLGSLHVGVIRRALEDIWRARMARGDVDGRLCAGQLLGEQASSISSSPCCSRAQLSVSSKFQAN; this is encoded by the exons ATGCCCGGGAAAAGGTCTCGACAAGGATGCGAGGAGTGTAGAAGGAGAAGGCGGAAGTGCGACGAAGAGAAACCCAACTGCGGACCCTGCAATGCATTTGGCAGGCCTTGCAACTACACCCTCCGGCTCATCTGGGGGGTGTCGGAGCATCGTAGACGCGCGGCTGTGGGACGATGGCGACTACCGATGACGGCTTTGACGGAGGGGACTG TCTCAGTATCCGACTGTGGAAATGAAAACCCCccagatgccgccgcctcctcctcctcctcctcctcctcccaccagcAGACCCTCTCCCTACCACAGCAACTACCCAACGGCGTGCCTCTGCCACCAAGGTACCGGGAGCTGTTGAGCTACTTCACAGAGAACATACTCGCGTCTCTGTCCTGCCATCCCGCGATACACGAGGATCTCTGCCGCGGGCTGATCCCGGTGGCTCTCGACTCCCCACACCTGCTATCCGCATGCCtcacgctcgccgccgcggggttCCTCTCGCGAGGCCTCTCCGAgatcggcggcgtcgaaaTCTCCCGTGTGCTGGGCCACTTGCAGCACTCGgggctcgcgctgctgcggtcggccttggacagcggcggcgggcaagggcagcagcggcgctcCTTCTCCGgcgagacgctgctggcgacgTGCCTCATCTGGTGCCTAGCCGACGTGTTTGCCTGCGGCCAGGGAGGGGGGAGTTTGCCGTCCTGGCGGATCCATCTGCAGGGCATCAAGGCGCTTATCGATGGCAACCGCAGCTATTGGGATTTCGGCACCGGTTCGGAGGGCGTGTCCCGCGCGTCCATGAGGCATCTCTACCTCTTGTACCTGTCGCTCCGGACGCTGCCGTACGtaccgtcgccgccgccgccgccgacactCGGTCACCCGGGCTCGTCGCGACAGGGGCGTCGAGAAACCGCGCTGGATCCTTCACACGCAGCGGATGGCATGTCACCCGTACGGACTAGCATCGACGGGTTTCTTGGCTACAGCGAAGAGCTGCTGCACGTCCTGCAGCAGGTCAACGCCATCTCgagccgcgtcgacgacggcgccggcgtgggTAACAACGATGGCAGCGCCGATAACGTGGAGGGCTCGATCATCTCACAGTCGGACATGCTCCTCGGGAAGCTCGCGGGCATGATCCGCCGGGacgccagcacgccgccctccgtcgcctccatccgcacggcggcgctctcGGACCGGCACGGGCGCGAGTTCCTCCTCTGCCACCGCACGTTCCAGCAGGCGACGCTGGTGCACCTGTACCGGCGGCTGTAccggctgccgtcggggtcgcggcgcgtccgggcggcggtggcggagatggaggccacggcgggcgagatgaCGCAGGGGAGGCCGTGCCACGCGTGggtcgccatggcgatgccgctcTTCACCATGGGCTGCGAGGCCTTCACCCCCGAGCAGAGGCGCCGCGTGCTCGACAAGGTGGACAGGTTCGAGGCGTGCCTGGGCTCGCTGCACGTGGGTGTCATACGCAGGGCGCTCGAGGATATCTGGAGGGCTAGGATGGCGCGGGGGGACGTGGACGGCCGCTTATGTGCCGGGCAGCTACTCGGTGAGCAAGCCAGCTCCATATCCTCTTCTCCTTGCTGCTCTAGAGCTCAACTCTCTGTGTCATCGAAGTTTCAAGCTAACTAA
- the MT2 gene encoding Sphingolipid C(9)-methyltransferase (TransMembrane:2 (i62-79o85-104i)~COG:M~EggNog:ENOG503NUUX), whose product MSKSTSLNGSDSEFEFVETPKATPPSLDKEEDCGVRTTKSPSIKNAPLPADGPGSDSFNNKALFSVLIGVPLYVTWKIGGGCKTFVFFALILDLPLLAAYWLLVSSISPRRNEKAKLPGRPVEFYLDFKKEADRAKYRGFHKIPMETFHEMYFDGDVDFKGDCLDVLEYRHDWASFRFTIGLIRFFLLGMIPELIMHTRSQDEEQVRDHYDRGDDFYGWFLGPRMIYTSGIISDTDKEETLEQLQDNKLAVVCEKIGLKANEKMLDIGCGWGTLARFASENYGAHVTGVTLGRNQTAWGNSAMRKVGIPEEQSKILCMDYRDIPVPEGGYDKITCLEMAEHVGVRHFSGFLTQVYDMLDDDGVFFLQIAGLRKPWQYEDLIWGLFMNKYVFPGADASTPLGWVVDKLEGSGFEIKGIDTIGVHYSATLWRWYRNWMANRDKVEAKYGKRWFRIWEYFLAYSTIISRQGSATCFQLTLVKNINSTHRVEGISSQFALSGGLKSFKGDLQAWAAKNNAVSSTEFTS is encoded by the exons ATGTCCAAGTCGACGAGCCTcaacggcagcgacagcgagtTCGAATTTGTCGAGACCCCCAAGgccacgcccccctcctTGGACAAGGAGGAAGACTGCGGCGTCCGCACCACAAAG TCTCCGTCCATCAAGAATGcgcccctgcccgccgaTGGTCCAGGCTCCGACAGCTTCAACAACAAGGCCCTCTTCTCCGTCCTCATCGGCGTCCCCCTATACGTGACATGGAagatcggcggcggctgcaagaccttcgtcttcttcgccctcatcctcgaccTCCCACTGCTGGCGGCCTACTGGCTCCTCGTCTCCTCCATCAGCCCTCGCCGCAATGAAAAGGCTAAGCTTCCTGGTCGCCCCGTCGAGTTCTATCTCGACTTCAAAAAGGAGGCCGACCGTGCCAAGTACCGTGGCTTCCACAAGATCCCCATGGAGACCTTCCACGAGATGTACTTTGACGGCGATGTTGACTTCAAGGGCGACTGTCTGGACGTGCTCGAGTACCGCCATGACTGGGCCAGCTTCCGCTTCACCATTGGCCTCATTCGCTTCTTCCTACTGGGCATGATCCCTGAGCTGATTATGCATACCCGCTCCCAAG ACGAGGAGCAGGTCCGTGACCATTAcgaccgcggcgacgacttctACGGCTGGTTCCTCGGTCCTCGCATGATTTACACCTCGGGCATCATCTCCGACAcggacaaggaggagacCCTGGAGCAGCTCCAAGACAACAAGCTGGCCGTTGTGTGCGAGAAGATTGGCCTCAAGGCCAACGAAAAGATGCTGGATATCGGCTGTGGCTGGGGCACCCTGGCTCGCTTTGCCAGCGAGAACTACGGTGCTCACGTCACCGGTGTCACTCTAGGCCGCAACCAGACTGCGTGGGGCAACAGCGCCATGCGCAAGGTTGGCATACCCGAGGAGCAGAGCAAGATTCTGTGCATGGACTACCGCGACATCCCCGTCCCTGAGGGTGGCTACGACAAGATCACCTGCCTCGAGATGGCGGAGCATGTCGGTGTCCGCCACTTCTCGGGCTTCCTGACTCAGGTCTACGACatgctggacgacgacggtgtcTTTTTCCTTCAGATTGCTGGCCTGCGCAAGCCCTGGCAGTACGAGGATCTCATCTGGGGTCTCTTCATGAACAAGTACGTCttccccggcgccgacgcctcgaCTCCTCTTGGTTGGGTtgtcgacaagctcgaggGCTCCGGTTTCGAAATTAAGGGCATCGATACCATCGGCGTGCACTACTCGGCAACCCTCTGGAGGTGGTATCGCAACTGGATGGCGAACCGCGACAAGGTCGAAGCCAAATACGGCAAGCGCTGGTTCCGC ATTTGGGAGTACTTCCTCGCCTACTCGACCATCATCTCCCGGCAGGGCTCGGCCACATGCTTTCAGCTCACGCTGGTCAAGAACATTAACTCGACCCACCGCGTTGAGGGTATCAGCTCGCAATTCGCGTTGTCGGGTGGCCTCAAGAGTTTCAAGGGCGACCTGCAGGCCTGGGCTGCCAAGAACAATGCAGTTTCTTCAACCGAGTTCACGTCATAA
- a CDS encoding uncharacterized protein (COG:S~EggNog:ENOG503P2S0), giving the protein MEGGGVSHHRPGLALLLFGTACRACRRLETVQRAQRRVARQKGRRWLGTTTTTMMGRNGGSSRSSDSVAGVDELTRRPAKFIPDYLVPMPSHLLTTTLSDLLAPSTAETAPSSSKASSSSSSPPWRPPTTTAAVQQHPPRPLPQGHHLVYFPIQTAPSLLARGDGADPDHVPPPPDGGATPFARRMWAGGEVLFAPGWRRRLLLDGRAWACEERVESVDVKGPPGAEKVFVDVWRRYGVGHHRSGGGGGGGGAQQQQQEEEAEGEGAAAGERAWDIQERRTLVFMRNDEGKTAAATAATPRRPIKFPHPATYAVSLTPTPTHLFHFSALTFNAHAIHLDPGYARHTDGHRGLLVHGPLSLALMLRVLAEQTGGSGGGGGDIRGSGDGAGADDAIGNVRRIAYRNYAPLYADEPMTVCVRRPAAAGPGSSSSSSSWDVWVEGPDGGLAVKGTAEMETMD; this is encoded by the exons ATGGAAGGGGGCGGCGTgagccaccaccgcccggggctcgcgctgctgctcttcggCACGGCGTGTCGTGCGTGCCGCCGGCTCGAAACCGTGCAGCGGGCTCAGCGGCGCGTTGCGAGGCAGAAGGGTCGCCGCTGGCTcggaacgacgacgacgacgatgatgggaagaaacggcggcagcagccgcagcagcgacagcgtGGCCGGTGTGGACGAACTGACGCGCAGGCCGGCCAAGTTCATACCCGACTACCTCgtgcccatgccgtcgcACCTCCTGACGACGACACTGTCCGACCTCCTCGCGCCCAGTACAGCAGAAACGGCACCATCATCCTCTAAagcatcctcatcatcatcgtcaccaccatggcgcccgcccaccaccaccgccgccgtccagcagcaccccCCGCGTCCCCTCCCGCagggccaccacctcgtctACTTTCCCATCCAGACGGCCCcctcgctcctcgcccgcggcgacggcgcggacccAGACcacgtgccgccgccgccggatggGGGCGCCACCCCGTTCGCACGCCGCAtgtgggccggcggcgaggtgctcTTCGCGCCCgggtggcggaggaggctgctgctcgacgggcgggcgtgggcgtgcgaggagcgcgtcgagagCGTCGACGTAAAGGGCCCGCCTGGCGCGGAGAAGGTGTTTGTCGACGTGTGGCGGCGGTACGGCGTCGGCCATCATCgcagtggtggcggcggcggcggcggcggcgcgcagcagcagcagcaggaggaggaggccgagggcgagggtgctgccgctggagaACGTGCGTGGGATATCCAGGAGCGGAGGACGTTGGTGTTTATgcgcaacgacgagggcaagacggcggcggcgacggcggcgacgcctcgccggccgatTAAAT TCCCCCATCCCGCGACCTACGCCGTGTCCctcacgcccacgcccacgcaCCTCTTCCACTTCTCCGCGCTGACGTTCAACGCGCACGCCATCCACCTGGACCCCGGGTACGCGCGACACACCGACGGCCACCGCGGGCTGCTGGTCCACGGGCCGCTCTCGCTCGCGCTGATGCTGCGCGTGCTGGCCGAGCAGactggcggcagcggtggtggtggtggtgacatCAGGGGCAGTGGCgatggtgctggtgctgatgatgccATCGGCAACGTGCGCCGCATCGCGTACAGAAACTACGCGCCGCTGtacgccgacgagcccatGACGGTGTGCGtgcgccggcccgccgccgccggccccggctcctcctcctcctcctcctcctgggACGTGTGGGTGGAGGGCCCGGATGGGGGCCTGGCGGTCAAGGGCACGGCGGAGATGGAGACGatggactga
- the GPI13 gene encoding mannose-ethanolamine phosphotransferase gpi13 (BUSCO:EOG092612MY~EggNog:ENOG503NU7J~TransMembrane:16 (i90-115o527-546i594-612o618-638i650-671o677-695i707-723o752-771i783-801o821-844i865-891o897-914i926-944o964-990i1002-1027o1042-1064i)~COG:T) yields the protein MPPRNSPKPKGKTRDSTTPQAPPAAEYNAIAEQWTRAKRAKEDADADADADADAAAAALPTERDRAPALETRREELNQQRRKSYERRWRWTVAFWVWLLAIHAVGVWLFTGGFLLTRLVLEDKSSCAEPPIDSKLAPLSADGGCWHPKTFDRAVVVVIDALRYDFTVPERDASKTHEFHNAFPFLYEAAVASPRNAFLRPFIADPPTTTLQRLKGLTTGTLPTFIDAGSNFAGTAIDEDNLLLQLRGSGKKIAHLGDDTWWVLFPDYFEPNISKAYDSFNVWDLHTVDNGVIDNIFPLMESRAKGDWDLLIGHCLGVDHAGHRYGPDHPAMNAKLRQMDDFVRKLVASMDDDTLLVVMGDHGMDGKGDHGGESDDEVEAALWMYSKRPVFGRTLPEYAAPPATAKTRPVNQIDLVPTLALLLGIPIPYNSLGHPIEEAFAGPKGNDWANLAAVSRMASAGIERYQKKYFDARGIAQGSAPGSPSALWTDANVGGMSPKDTYGAFVRFQEETLRVCKDLWARFDVPRMVAGVVVTAAGVLLLVMYASRSDDVEYIVMNDVELDYAEKQLELMDFKGKAEPHVDQYYHRDMLRGLWSARFLLIVGTLIFAAVYRQQPMDGLAALVMLLMLTSVGSSIHDCGKTLTNLVPRNFWGWLSVIFTVSHSIGFASNSYTIWEDSILLFFIATFGVASIIASFRIESKVDRTMAIYHSIAFVVLGRLASYSKLCREEQMPYCTSTYYASVTSSTSATWQLAIPFLVFIALPTIIKSFLVPTRSYEGLAPTWIGYVFRVGLLMSALYWVVDAADNGDWLAGKLPEKTLKTIGVYTAQLGLALALVAGTTAFVWSPPCVSIVSTTSRTGQARVAILGYANALGARYLMLPLNILGACLLLSKPMGSGALTLMLWQVLSLVEVLDLNGLKTETIGPVMLAVLGNFYFFKTGHQAVLSSIQWDSAFIPLFGVRYPWTPLVVALNTFAGQIVAAACVPLVALWKTGPKQRGVLETVARAAGVFVAYFAVEALATMCWAGWLRRHLMLYRVFNPRFMLAAVLLLVLDLVVLAVTLTGVRSNTLSISEVFGWAD from the coding sequence atgccgccgcgcaacagccccaagcccaagggcaagacgcgagactcgacgacgccgcaagcaccgcccgccgcagaaTACAATGCCATAGCCGAGCAATGGACCAGGGCGAAGCGAGCCAAggaagacgccgacgccgacgccgacgccgacgccgacgccgcagccgccgcgcttCCGACAGAGCGGGATCGGGCCCCCGCCCTGGAAAcgcgccgcgaggagctcaacCAGCAGCGACGCAAGTCGTACgagcggcgctggcgctggaccgTCGCCTTCTGGGTCTGGCTGCTGGCGATACACGCGGTTGGCGTCTGGCTCTTCACCGGCGGCTTCCTCCTGACGCGGCTggtgctcgaggacaagTCCAGCTGCGCCGAGCCGCCCATCGACAGCAAGCTGGCGCCGctcagcgccgacggcggatGCTGGCACCCAAAGACGTTTGAccgagccgtcgtcgtcgtcatcgatgCCCTGCGATACGACTTTACGGTCCCCGAGCGCGACGCGAGCAAGACGCACGAGTTCCACAACGCGTTCCCCTTCCTctacgaggcggccgtggcgtcgccgcgaAACGCGTTCTTGCGGCCCTTCATCGCCgacccgccgacgacgacgctgcagcGACTCAAGGGCCTGACCACGGGGACGCTGCCGACCTTTATCGACGCGGGAAGCAACTTTGCGGGCACGGCCATTGACGAGGACAACCTGCTCCTGCAGCTGCGTGGCTCGGGCAAGAAGATTGCGCATCTGGGAGACGATACGTGGTGGGTATTGTTCCCGGACTACTTTGAGCCCAACATCTCCAAGGCGTACGACAGCTTCAACGTCTGGGACCTGCACACCGTCGACAATGGCGTCATCGACAACATTTTCCCGCTGATGGAGTCCAGGGCCAAGGGCGACTGGGACTTGCTCATCGGCCACTGCCTGGGTGTGGACCACGCCGGACACAGGTACGGACCGGACCATCCCGCCATGAACGCCAAGCTGCGACAGATGGACGACTTCGTCCGCAAGCTCGTCGCgtccatggacgacgacacgctTTTGGTGGTCATGGGCGATCATGGCATGGACGGCAAGGGAGATCACGGTGGGGAgagcgacgatgaggtcgaAGCCGCGCTGTGGATGTATTCGAAGAGGCCCGTCTTTGGCCGGACGCTCCCCGAGTATGCGGCGCCcccggccacggccaagacCCGTCCCGTCAACCAGATCGACCTTGTCCCGACGCTGGCTCTCCTGCTCGGCATCCCGATCCCGTACAACAGCCTGGGTCACCCGATCGAGGAGGCCTTTGCGGGCCCGAAGGGCAATGACTGGGCcaacctggccgccgtctcgcgcaTGGCGTCCGCTGGCATCGAACGGTATCAAAAGAAGTACTTTGACGCCCGCGGCATCGCGCAGGGCTCCGCCCCTGGGTCTCCATCTGCGCTGTGGACAGACGCCAACGTCGGCGGCATGTCCCCCAAGGACACGTACGGCGCGTTTGTCAGGTTTCAGGAAGAGACGCTGCGCGTGTGCAAGGACCTGTGGGCGCGGTTCGACGTCCCGCGCATGGTtgctggcgtcgtcgtcaccgcggccggcgtgctgctgctcgtcatgTACGCCTCTCGAAGCGACGACGTCGAATACATTGTCATGAACGACGTGGAGCTTGACTACGCCGAGAAACAGCTCGAGCTGATGGActtcaagggcaaggccgagcCTCACGTCGACCAATACTACCATCGGGACATGCTGCGTGGCCTGTGGAGTGCTCGCTTCCTCCTCATTGTCGGCACGCTCATCTTCGCGGCTGTGTACCGTCAGCAGCCGATGGacgggctcgcggcgctcgtcatgCTCCTTATGCTGACCTCGGTTGGGTCGTCCATACACGACTGCGGCAAGACGCTCACCAACCTCGTGCCGCGCAACTTCTGGGGCTGGCTGTCGGTAATCTTTACCGTCAGCCACTCGATAGGGTTTGCGTCCAACTCGTACACAATCTGGGAGGATTCGATTCTCCTCTTTTTCATCGCCACATTCGGCGTGGCCTCCATAATCGCCTCGTTCCGCATCGAGTCCAAGGTGGACCGCACCATGGCCATCTATCACTCGATAGCCTTCGTCGTTCTGGGCCGACTGGCCTCCTACTCCAAGCTCTGCCGGGAGGAGCAGATGCCGTACTGCACCTCGACCTACTACGCCTCCGTCACATCCTCCACCTCTGCAACCTGGCAGCTCGCCATTCCTTTCCTTGTCTTCATTGCCCTCCCTACCATCATCAAATCTTTCCTCGTGCCGACACGGTCGTATGAGGGCTTGGCGCCGACGTGGATTGGGTACGTCTTCCGCGTCGGGCTCTTGATGTCGGCGCTGTACTgggtcgtcgatgccgccgacaacggcgaTTGGCTTGCCGGCAAGCTCCCCGAGAAGACGCTCAAGACCATCGGCGTCTACACGGCCCAGCTGGGCTTGGCCCTCGCACTCGTTGCCGGCACCACCGCGTTTGTgtggtcgccgccctgcgtcTCGATCGTGTCGACGACTTCGCGGACGGGCCAggcgcgcgtcgccatcCTGGGGTACGCcaacgccctcggcgcgcggTACCTCATGCTGCCCCTCAACATCCTCGGCGCGTGCCTCCTCCTGTCCAAGCCCATGGGCTCGGGGGCCCTCACGCTCATGCTCTGGCAGGTGCTGtcgctcgtcgaggtgctcgaccTCAACGGCCTCAAGACGGAGACCATCGGCCCCGTCATGCTCGCCGTGCTGGGCAACTTTTACTTCTTCAAGACGGGCCACCAGGCGGTGCTGTCGAGCATCCAGTGGGACAGCGCCTTCATCCCGCTCTTCGGCGTCCGCTACCCGTGGACGCCGCTCGTCGTGGCGCTCAACACGTTCGCGGGGCAgatcgtcgcggcggcgtgcgtgccgctcgtcgcgctgTGGAAAACGGGGCCCAAGCAGAGGGGCGTGCTCGAGacggtggcgcgcgcggcgggcgtcttcgtcgcctaCTTTGCCGTCGAAGCCCTCGCCACCATGTGCtgggccggctggctgcggCGTCACCTCATGCTGTACCGCGTCTTCAACCCGAGGTTCATGCTCGCGGCGGTGCTTCTCCTGGTGCTCGACCTCGTGGTCCTCGCGGTGACGCTGACGGGCGTGCGGAGCAACACGCTGTCCATCAGTGAGGTGTTTGGTTGGGCGGATTAG